Within Amycolatopsis sp. cg5, the genomic segment CGGTCCGCCAAGCACCTGCACGTGCGGGTCGACGGCGAGGTCGAGCGTCATCGTGGTGAGCGATCCGCCGGCGAGCACGCCGAGGGGGAGCTTCGCGCCAGGGTCAGCGGCGAGCATTCGTGCGTAGGTCAGCAATTCCGGCCGGAACAGCGGCCGGACCGGGTGGATGTAGTAGAAGAACGTCTGCCCGAACCCGGTGAACTCCTCGCGCGAGGTGAGCAGCGGGTTGGCGACGTTCAGCCTGGTCAACGGCAGGCCGCTCAGCCCGGTCGGATCGGCGGCGCTGAGCACCAGGTAGATCCCGAGCGGCTCGCGGCCGATCGTCGCCAGCACGCCGAGCAGTTCGGGGTGCTCGGCGATGAGCCTGTCGGCGTCGTCGAACACGAGCACCAGCGCCGGTTCCCGGCTGAAGTCGGTCAGGTGACGCCGCCGCCAGATCTCGTCGTCGAGCGCACGGGCTAGCAGCGCGCGCCGGTCACTGGCGTTGGTCGCCAGATGCGGCACGGTGCCGGAGAGGAAGTCGTCGGCGATCGCGAACTGCACGGTGTAGGGCGAGAACCGGTGCGCCAGCCCGGCGACGATCGTCCGCAGCAGCGAGGACTTCCCCGCGCCGGTGACGAGCACGTGCGGGGTGACCTTGAGGTCGAGTTCCTGCTGGTGGCCGACCTGCACCCGCAGGAACCACTCGGGCGGGTGCCCAGGCCAGCGCGTGTCGTGATCCAGTGGCTGCGGCACGGTGCCCGGGTAGCTGGCGTCCTGCTCGTACATTCCTCCACAGTAGACAAGTCAGGCTTCCAGCTGGGCAAGGACTTCACTATCGGTCAAGCCGTCGATTTCCAGGAACACCTCGGCCGCGGCCGCGAGCTGGCCAGGCCGCGCCTCCGCGGCGAGCATGTGCCCGGCGAGTTCGGCGACGGTCGGCGCGCTGAACAGGGTGCGGACGGTCACCGCGGTGGTGTCGAGGCCGTCGCGGATCCTGGCGACGATCGTGGACGCCATCACCGAGTCGCCGCCGAGCGCGAACAGGTCGTCGGTCACGCTGACCTCGCCGGTGTTCAGCACTTCCGCGAACACCAGCGCGAGCACCTTCTCCAGATCGGTGCGAGGCGCGATCGCCTGCCGCTCGGGTGCTCGCGCCTGGTCGACCGTATGGGCTCGCCGCTCGGTGAGCTTGTCCCAGTCGGGTGCGACGGCGAGCCGCTCGAACGCGGCGAACATCTCGTCGAGCACGCCGTCGGGGAAGCGCTCCTCGCGGGAGTCCCAGTTCACGAGCACGCCGCCGTCGAGCTCGGTGACCTGCGCGTCGAGCAGCACCTGCGGGCCCTGCGAGATGATCCACACCGGACTGCCGAACGTCCGCCGGACGGTGTCGTCGAACAGGTCGCCGAGGTTGAGCGCGCTGGTGAACACGACCGGCGCGAGCACCTGCCTGCGCTCGCGCCTGCCGAGGTCACGCAGCACCTGCAAGCCGGGGTAGGACGCGTGCGCGGCGTCGGCGTGCATCCGCGACTGGACCGCGGCGGCGAGGTCGGCGAACGTCCGGGGCTCACGCAGGTCGATCTCGACGAGTATCGAGTTGCTGAAGTCGCCCGCGACGGCGGTGATGTCCGGGTGCACCGGGTCGCGGTCGAACAGCGGGACGTTGAGCAGGAAGTGCTGCGACGCGCTCCAGCGGCCGATGACCTCGGCGAACGCGGCCGCCAGCACCGCGGCGGGGGTGAGGCCGCGGCGTCGCGCGGCCGACCTGAGCGCGTCGTATTCGGCCGGGGTGATCGTGAAATGCCTGCGCTTCACCGCTGGCGTCGCCCCGTCCGCGGCAGGCAGCGCCGGGCCGAGTGGCAGTCGCGGCAAGCGTTCCTGCCACCAGGCCACGTCGGCGGGCGCGGGCTGCGGGCGCGACAGGCGGTAGCGGCGATAGCTGTAGCCGATCGGCGGCAGTTCGAGTGACGGATCGGCATAGAACCCGGCCAGCTCGGACAGGAGCAGGCGGTAGCTGACGGCGTCTGCGGCGACCATGTCGATGTCGAAGTGCAGCCGCGAACCGCCGCCGGGCAACCGGCTCAGCTCGGCGGTGAACACCTGACCAGCCTCGATGTCCATGAGCTGATGGGAAAGGCGACTCCTGGTCGCCGCCAGATCGTCCACTGTGGATTCACTGTGGACGGTCAGCGCGGGCTCGGCCTCGGCGGCGACCAGCTGCTCGCCGTTGTCGGTGAGCCGGACGCGCAGCATGTCGTGCCTGGCGACCAGCTTGCGCAGCGCGGCACGCAGCCGTTCCGGGTCGAGCGCCTCGCCGTCGAACTCGACGTAGAGATGAGCGGCCACCCCGCCCAAAGGCTGACCGCTGTCGCGGCCGACCCAATAGGCGTGCTGCATCAGGCCGAGCGGGAAGACGTCGCCGGTGTACTCGGGTTCGGGCAGCTCCTCGACCGGGCTGCCGGTCAGCGCGCCCCAAGCCCGCAGCGTCGGGTTGGCGGCGAGTTCGGCGAACCCGATTTTGACGCCCGTGCGGCGAATTTCTCCTGCCAGCCGCATGAGCTGGATGGAGTCGAGCCCGAGTTCGAACAGGTTGTCGTCGAGGCCGATCGACTCCGGGGCTTCGCCTGCCAGCTCGGCCACCCGGCCGCGTACGAGTTCGATGTCCATCACGAGGCGCCTTCCGCGATGACCGCCAGCTTGCGCCGGAGCAGTTCGCGGCGCGCGGCGGTCTTGTCCGAGATCGGGGACGGCAGCGCCGCCCGGTCGAGTTTCTTGTTGGGGGTCAAGGGAAGCCGGTCGAGCACGACGTAGTGCGCCGGCACCATGTGCGCGGGCAGCGTCTCGGCGAGCCTGGCACGGACGTCCGGTATCCGGATCTCGTCGCCGACGAGATAGGCCACCAGGGTGTCGTCGCGGACGCTGACCGCCGCGCCGCTGACGCCGCGGCAGGCGATGAGCGCCGACTCGACCTCGCCGAGTTCGATGCGGAAGCCGCGGATCTTGACCTGGGAATCGGCGCGACCTTCGAAACGCAGGCCGTCCGCCTCACGCCTGGCGAGGTCGCCGGTGCGGTACAGCCTGCCGTCGCCGAACGGGTTCGCGACGAACCGGCCCGAGGTCAGCCCCGGTTTACCCAGGTAGCCGCGGGCGACCTGGTCGCCGCCGACGTACAGCTCACCGATCGAGCCGTCGGGGACCGGCGCGAGCCGGTCGTCGAGCAGATGGGCGGTGAACCCTGGCAGCGGCGCGCCGATCGGGCTGCCCGCCGGGGTGTCCGGCCGCAGTGGCAGCCAGGTGACGTGCACGGTGGTCTCGGTGATGCCGTACATGTTGACCAGCAAGGGTTTCCCGTGCCGCTGGTGCCAGGGGGCGAGCCTGCCGACGTCGAGCGCCTCACCGCCGAACACGACGGTGCGCAGCGACGGCTGCGGGCCAGCGACCGGCATCAGTTGATAGAACGCCGACGGCGTCTGGCTGAGCACGGTCACCTTTTCGTCCCGCAGCAACCGCGCGAAGTCCGGCGGCGACCACGCGGTCTCCTTGCCGACGACGACCGTGCTGCCGCCGGTCAGCAGCGGACCCCAGATCTCCCAGACGGAGAAGTCGAACGCGGCCGAGTGGAACATCGTCCACACGTCGTCGGGGGAGAAGTCGAAGACCTCGCGGGCCGCGTCGAGCAGCGCGAGAAGGTTGCGGTGCGTCACCTGGACGCCCTTGGGACGGCCGGTCGAGCCGGACGTGTAGATCACGTACGCGCAGTCGAGCGGCTCGACGCCGCGGCCGGCGGGCGCGGTTTCGGGCAGGCCCGGCGGCAGATCGTGTTCCGCGCCGTCGGTGAGCACCGTGATCGGTTTCGCGTCCGCGAGCGTCGAGGCGATCCGCTCGGCGGGATACGCCGGGTCGATCGGCAGATACGCGGCCCCGGCCTTGAGCACCGCGAGCATCGCGACGATGAGCTCCGCGCCGCGGCCGAGCGTCAGCCCGACGATCGTGCCCGGCCTGGCGCCTAGGCCGATCAGGTGATGCGCGAGCCGGTTGGCCCGGCGGTCCAGCTCCCCGTAGGTGAGCCGCTCGGTCCCGTGCACCACGGCTGTCCGGCGGAATGCCTGGCGTGCCACGGTTTCGAACCGGGCATGCACCGTCTTTCCCAATTCCCCCACCCCTGCAAGTTAGGTTATGGTCACCTAACTTAGTGAGATCAACTCCCCAAGGGAAGGGCTAAATTAGGTTAGCCTATCCTTGCATGAAATCGTGGGGGCGAAGCGACGGGGGAGGGCGATGCGCGGCACGCGGTCACGCATGCTGGCGGGGATCTCGGCACTGGCCGTCGTGCTGGTGGGGTGTTGTTTCGCGTCGCTCGCACTGGGGTCACAGCCCATTCCGCTGGGCACCGTCGTGGACGCGCTGCTGCGTCCGCAGACGATCGAGTCGCACATCGTCGTGCGCTCGTTGCGTGTCCCACGGACTGAACTCGGGGTGCTCGCCGGTGTCGCGCTGGGACTCGCGGGCGCGCTGACGCAGGCGCACACCCGCAACCCGCTGGCCGATCCGGGCGTGCTCGGCGTCAGCGCGGGTGCCGCTTTCTTCGTGGTGGTCGGCATTTACGTGTTCGGGATCAGCACGCTCTACGGCTACATCTGGTTCGCGTTCGCGGGCGCGATCGTGGCGAGCGCCGGGGTCTTCGCGATCGGGTCCGCGCGCGGCGGTGGCGTGACGCCCGTGCGGCTGGTCCTCGCCGGCGCCGCCGTGACCGCGTTGCTCAACGCGCTGACGTCGGCACTGGTGATCAACGACGAGCAGACGCTGAACGCGTTCCGCTTCTGGTCGGTCGGCGCGCTGGAAGGGCGTGACGCGGCCGTCGTCGGCGAGGTCGTCTGGTTCGTCGTGCTCGGCGCGGTGCTCGCGCTCGCCGGCGCGCGCGGGCTGAACGCGCTCGCGCTCGGCGAGGACATGGCGAGGTCGCTGGGGCAGCACATCCCGCGGACCAGGGTGCTCGGACTGGTCGCGATCACCTTGCTGGTCGGCGCGGCGACCGCCGCGTGCGGGCCGATCGCGTTCGTCGGACTGGTGGTGCCGCACGCGGTGCGGGCCTTCACCGGGCCGGATTATCGTTGGCTGCTGCCGTTTTCGGCGCTCGCGGGCGCGATCTTGCTGCTGGTGGCCGACGTGCTCGGCCGGGTACTCGCCCGCCCGCAGGAGCTGCAGGTCGGCATCGTGGTCGCGGTGCTCGGCGCGCCGTTCTTCGTGCTGCTGGTGCGGCGCAGGCGGGTGGGGGCGCTGTGACCGCGGGGACGATCCGGGCGCGGCCGGTCGCGGTCACCGGGCTCGGCCTGATCGCACTCGTGCTGCTGGCCGCGGTGAACCTGGGCTTCGGCAGCTTCCACCTCGGTCTCACCGACGTGCTCGGTGTGCTCGTCGGCGCCGGTGATCCGGCCGACGAGCTGGTCGTGCTCGACCTGCGCATGCCGAGGACGCTGACCGGCGCGCTCGTCGGCGGGGCGCTGGCCGTCGCGGGCGCCATCACGCAGTCGATCTTCCGGAACCCGTTGGCCAGCCCCGATGTCGCCGGGGTGACCGCGGGCGCGAGCGTCGGCGCGGTGTTCGCGGTGACGTTCGGCGCCGGCGCCGCCGTGCCGGGCGCCGCGCTGGCGGGCGGCCTGCTGACCGCGCTGGTCGTCTACCTGCTGTCGTGGGATCGCAGAGGCCACGGCCTCGGGTTGCGGCTGGTGCTGGTGGGCATCGGCGTCAACGCCGCGCTGGTCGCGGTCGCGACGTGGCTGCTCACCATCGCCAACATCGGCGAGGCGAGCCGGGCGGTCATCTGGCTCACCGGCAGCCTCAACGCCCGTGGCTGGGAGAACGTCGTCCCCGTCGCGATCGCGTCGGCGGTGCTGGTGCCCGCCGCGCTGGCGGGCACCAGCACCTTGGGCGTGCTGCGTTTCGACGACGATGTCGCGAAAGGACTCGGCCTGCGGCTGAGCACCGCGCGGGGCGGGCTGCTGCTGATCGCGGTCGCGCTCGCGGCGGTCGCGACCTCGGCGGCCGGGCCGATCCCGTTCGTCGCGCTGGTCGTGCCCCAGATCGCGCACCGGCTCGCGCGCGGCGCGCGGCCGCCGCTGGCGGCGACCTATGTGCTGGGCGCGGCGGTCACGGTCGGCGCGGACACCGTTTCGAGGCTCCTGTCGGACACCGCGGTGCTGCCGGTGGGGCTGGTCACGGCCGCGCTCGGCGCGCCCTTCCTGATCTATTTGTTGGTACGCGCGAAAGGAAATCATGGCTGACCTCCACTACTGGCCCGCGGAAATCCGCCGGATCACCGAGCCGACGCCACGCACCCGCCGGGTGACCTTCGGCGGGCTCGAGAACTTCCCGAACGTCGGACCGGACCAGTACTTCAAGCTCTTCCTGCCGTTGACAGGCCAGACCGAGCCGCGCCTACCGGAGCCGATCGCCGACGGCGACGTCCGCGCCTGGTACCTCAGCTATCTCGCGATGCCGGACGAGGTCCGCCCGCCGATGCGCACGTTCACCGTCCGCAGGCACCACCCCGCCGACGGCGAGATCGACGTCGACTTCATCGTGCACGAGCACGGCGCGGCCCAGCGGTGGCTGCGGGAGGTCAAGCCGGGCGACAAGGTCACCCTGCTCGGCGCGAACGCGCTGTACGGGCCGCCCGCGGACACCGAATGGCAGCTGCTGATCGGCGACGAGACCGCGGTGCCCGCGCTCGGCGCGATCATCGAGTCACTGCCCGCCGGCACGCGAGCCCGCGTCTTCGCCTCCGTGCGCGGCGCCGGCGAGGAGCTCAAGTGGGACACCGAGGCCGAGGTGGACACGACCTGGCTGCCCGGCGGCGACCTGCTCGCGGCCGTGCGAGCCGCTACGGATTTGCCGGAAGGACGGTGCTACGCCTGGGTTTCCGGCGAGGCGAGCATGGTCCGCGACGTGCGCAGGCACCTCGTCGGCGACAGAGCGTTCCCGAAGAACACCATCACTTTCACCGGCTACTGGCGCCTCGGCAAGACCGAGGAACAAGCCAGTCGCGAGGCCATGGAGAACGGAACCACCGATGAAGACGATTAGCCCCGCCGTCGCCGCGCTGCTCGCCCTGTTCACCTTGAGCGCGTGCTCTTCCGGCGACAAACCGGCCGCGGCCCAGTGCCGCGACGTCCAGCACGAGCTGGGCAGCGCGTGCGTTCCCGCGTCCCCGCAACGGGTCGTGGTGCTCGACCCGAGCACCACCTTGCCGACCCTGCTCGACCTCGGCGTCCCGGTGGCCGGCGCGATGGGCACGTTCGCGAACAAGGCGTATCCGTCCTATCTGGACGCCGCGAAGGCGGGCACCCAGGTCGGCGTGTCCGGCGCGGTCGACGTCGAGAAGATCGCAGCGCTGAAGCCCGACCTGATCATCGGCTGGAAGACCGAGATCGAACCGCTGCAGGACAAGCTCAAGCCGCTCGCGCCGACGGTCGCGCTGCCTTACGCCATCTACGACGGCAACTGGCGGCCCGTCGTCCAGAAGATCGGCGACGTCGTCGGCGCCCGCGCGAAGATCGACGAGCAGCTGGCCGCGCTGGACCGCAAGCAGGCCGAGGTCAAAGCCGCCGTCGCACCGACCGGCGAGGGCCCGACGGTGACCAGGGTCGACGGTTACCGCGGGCAAACCGTTACCTACCAATGGGATTGCTCGTGGTTCGGTGACGTCCTCAAGGGCGCGGGCCTGCGCCAGCCGCCCGCGCAGAAGGCGGCCTGCACCAACAGCGACGTCCGCAGCGTCGTCGCGATGATCCCGGCCGAGGGCTTCGCCAAGCTCGACGCCGACTCGATCCTCGTCTACCAGCAGTCCGTCGAAGCCACCGCCGTCGACCCGATCGCGGCCCTGGCGGCCAACCCGCTCTGGGCGGGACTCGGCGCCGTCAAGGCGGGCAAGGTCCGCACGGTCGGCGACGCCTGGGGCGTCGGCGCCGGCATCAAGGCCGCCAACTTGATCCTGGACGACATCAAGCAGTTCTTCCCACCCAAGCCCTGACCTCCAAGCCGGGATAAAGCGGGCTTTACTCCCCGGAGTAAAGCCCGCTTTATCGCGGTCAGGGGAGGCGGGCCTGGAGCACCGACTCCGAGTCGGGGACGTTGTGGAACCCGGCCGCGGTGAGGCCTGCCTCGGCGAAGAGGGGGTCGTGGTCCTCGACGGTGCGGGCGTTGGACTGCAGGAGCACGTACATGAACAGGCCGAGCGCGGGCAGGTAGTGGGTGCGATCGGCGGCCGTCGGCATGTGGCCGACGATCAGCAGGCGCGCCGCCGGGGTGAGGGCCGCGCGGACGTTGGACAGGATCTTGACGCAGTCCGCGTCGTTCCAGTTGCCGATGACGCGCGACAGGACGTAGACGTCGCCGCCCTCGGGGACGCCGTCGAAGAAGCTGCCCGCGCGGATCTCGACGCGGTCCGCGACGCCCGCGGCTTCGAGCACGGCGGGTGCTTCGGCGACCGCGTGGGGCAGGTCGACCAGGGTGCCGCGCAGGTGCGGATGCTTCGACAGCAACGCCGCCAGCATCGAACCGTTGCCGCCGCCCAGGTCGACCACGTGGCCGACCGTGCTGAAGTCGAACGAGGCGTCCACTGTGGACGCCGAGGTCGACTGGGCCATCGCGCCGTGGAACTCGGCGGCGAAGGCGGGGTTGTCGAACATGTAGTCGAAGAGCGGCTTGCCGTGCGGGACCGCGAAGGCGGGCTCGCCGGTGCGGGCGGTGTGCGCGGCGTGCGCCCAGGTGAGCTGGAACTCCGGGCGGCCGACCACACGGCACATCTCGCGCATGCTGCTCGGCGCGTCGCTGCGCAGGACGCGGCCGGCGTCGGTCAGCGCGAACCGGTGGCCCGGCTCCTCGGTGAACAGGTCCGCCGCCACACCCGCGCGCAGGAACTGCAGCAGCGCACCGGGTTCGGCGCCGACCGCCGTGGCGAGTTCGCCGACCGCCAGCGGCGTGTCGCCGAAGTGGTCGGGTACGCCGAGGTCGGCGAGCACCGAGACGGCGCTCGCCAGCCAGGCCGCCGACATGATCTCCTGCACCCGGACCACGCCCGCGTCCGACCTGGTTCCCGTCATGCTTGACCTCCCGATTCGATGGCGGCGGCGAATCCCGCCACAGTGAGCCGCCGGTTGAGAAACAGCTGCCGCACCGACAGCTGGACCCCGGTCCGTTCCCGGAGCAGGGTGACGACCTGGAGCAGCAGCAGCGAATGCCCGCCCAGGTCGAAGAAATTGTCGTCGGCGCCGATCGTGTCGACGCCCAGTTCGGCGCGCCAGATCGCCGTCACCAGCGCCACGGTGTCGCCTGGTTCGTCCACAACGGACGGTTCCTCGGCCGCCGCGTGCACGGGCGCGTTGGGCGGGTCGATCCAGAACCGCCGCCGCTCGAAGCAGTACCCGGGCAGCGAGATCCGGCGCCCGCCGGGTTCGGTGAACTCCACGGGAACGCCGTGACTCCACAGCTTGCCGAACGCGCCGTGCAGGAACTCGGTGTCGTCGTGCTCGGCGAACCGGTGACGCATCGCGTTGACCGTGTCCGCGTCGAGCTGGCCACGCGCGAGCTTCGCCAGGCCGCCGTCCGGGCCGACCTCCAGCAGCACCGGATCGCCCGCCGTGAGCCGCGCCAGCCCGTCGGCGAACCGCACGGTCTCGCGCGTGTGCCGGACCCAGTAGGCCGGATCCGTGGCCTCGGCGTCGGTGAGCCAGTCACCGGTCACGTTGGAGACCAGCGGGATCGTCGGCGCGGACAGCTTGACGTCGCGCAACGCGTCGCCCAGTTCGCCGAGCACCGGGTCGAGCAGCGCGGAGTGCGCGGCGCCGGGAATGCGCAGCCGGTGCCGTTCCACGCCATCGGCGTACAGCCGGTCTTCGAGCCCGATGATGTCCTCGGTCGGCCCCGACACCACGCACATGCCCGGCGCGTTCACCGCGGTCAGTGACATCCGCTCGGTCAGGTACTTCGCGGCCAGCGCCTCGGCGTCGAACCGGACGCTCAACGTCGTCCCGCCGACACCGGAGAGCAGCCGTTCCCGCTCACACACGAACACCAGCACGTCCTCGAGCGTGAACACCCCGGCCAGGCACGCGGCCGCGTACTCGCCGAGGCTGTGGCCGAGCAGCCCGGACGGCTTGAGTCCACGCGCCAGCAGCACTCGCCCGAGCGCGTACTCCGTCGCGACCACCGCGGGGAATGTGCCCGAGCGGCGGACGCCCTCGCCGTCGAGCCGGACCGTGCCGTCGGCCGGCTCGTCCGCGTCGGAGAACAGCACCTCGCGCAGGTCGTACCCGAGCACCGGCTCGACGATCGCGGCCGCGTCGTCGATGATCTCGCGATACAGCGGATCCTCGCGGTAGAGGTCACGCCCCATCCGGTCGTACTGCGCGCCGCCGCCGGGAAACAGGAACGCGACCGCACGGTCATCCACAGTGGACCTGGCGACGTCGCAGCCGTGCGACAGCAATGCGTCCGCGAGCTCCGCGGCGTCACGACCAGCCGCGGAAGCGCGGAAAGGCAAGGGCGCCAACCGGTTCTCCAGCGTGTGTGCCACATCAGCGATCGCAACATCGGGGTGGTCACGCAGATGTTCACCGAGCCGCTGCCCGAACTCGCGCGCCGAGTCCGCCGAAGCCGCTGTCCAGCGCAGCACGTGCCAGCCGGTCGCCGGATCCACAATGGACCGCCCGGGTGCCTCTTCGACGATCACGTGCGCGTTCGTCCCGCCGATGCCGAACGAGCTGACGCCCGCGGTCAGCGGCCCGGCCGCGTCCGTCCACGGAGTCGGCTCGGTGAGCACCTCGAACGTGCCCGCGAAGTCGATCGCCGGGTTGGGCTCGCCGAGGTTGAGGCTCGCCGGGAGCACACGGTTTTCCAGCGCCAGCACGGTTTTGATCAATCCGGCGATCCCGGCGGCCGAGTCGAGATGGCCGATGTTCGTCTTCACCGACCCGAGCCCGCATGGCCCGGTCCGCGCCGGGCCTCGGCCGAACGCCTCGGTCAGCGCGGACACCTCGATCGGGTCGCCCATGAGCGTCCCGGTGCCGTGGGCTTCGACGTAGCTGATCCGGTTCGGGCTGATCCCGGCCAGTTCCTGCGCGGTGACGATCACCTCGACCTGCCCTTGCGGGCTCGGCGCGGTGAAGCCGACCTTCCGCTTGCCGTCGTTGTTGATCGCGCTGCCGCGGATCACCGCGCGGATGTGGTCGCCGTCGGCCAGTGCCTCGTCCAGCCGTTTCAGCACGACGAGCCCGGCGCCGTTGCCCGCCGACATTCCCTGCGCCCCGGCGGAAAAAGCCCGGACCCGGCCGTCCGGTGAGTACGGTCCATCTTGGACATACCGGTAGCCGCGGCGAAGTGACGGGTTGATCGCGACGCCACCGGCCAGCGCCAGATCGGCGGTGAAGTCGAGCAGGTCACGGCAGGCCAGGTGCACGGCGACCAGCGAGGTCGAGCAGGCCGTCTGCACCGACACACTCGGCCCGCGCAGATTGAGGTGATACGAAAGCCGGGTCGGCAGCGCGCTGGCCGAGTTGGCGGTGTGCGCGGCCATGGTCCGCACCGAATGCGGCTCGGCGGCCAGCCTCGGATACAGGTTCTCCAGGAAGTACCGGCTGTCGTTGGCGCCCGCGTAGACGCCGATCGCGCCGTCGTAGCGGCTCGGCTGGTACCCGGCGTCTTCGAGCGCGTGCCAGCCGAGTTCCAGGAAGACCCGGTGCTGCGGGTCGAGCAGCTCGGCCTCGCCGGGGGAGTAGCCGAAGAACTCCGCGTCGAACCGGTCCATCTCCGGGATCGCCGACTCCACCCTGACCAGGTCGGGGTCGGTCAGCCCGGCTGGGTCGCCACCGGCGGCGAGATAGTCCGCCTGGCTGACCGGGCGGACGGATTCCTTGCCCGCCATCAGGTTCGCCCAGAACTCGCGGTGATCACGGGCGTCGGGGAACCGGCAAGCCAGCCCGATGATCGCGATGCCGTCATCCATCCGAACGCCCCCGTCTGTTCCGTCTGGCCCGCCGCTCGCGCGCGGCCTCGGCGATCCGGTCCACTTCGGACCCGGTGTCCCCCGAGAGGCTGGCCGCGAGCGTGGCCACGGTCGTGTGCTTGTAGAGATCGACGATCGGCACCCGCGCGCCGAGCCGCTCGGCCAGCAGCGACTGGACCCTGACGAGCAGCAGCGAGTGGCCGCCGAGGTCGAAGAAGTTCGCGTTCGCGGTGATCCGGCTGTCCGGCAGGACTTCGGTCCAGATGCCCGCGACCTGCCGCTCGGCGTCACCGGTCGGGGCGACGTCGTGCTCGGCGGGTTCGTCGGTCACCGCCGCGAATACGGCCTTCTCGTCGATCTTTCCGGTCTTCATCAGCGGCACGGTGTCCACCACGCAGCCGACCGA encodes:
- a CDS encoding FecCD family ABC transporter permease, with the protein product MRGTRSRMLAGISALAVVLVGCCFASLALGSQPIPLGTVVDALLRPQTIESHIVVRSLRVPRTELGVLAGVALGLAGALTQAHTRNPLADPGVLGVSAGAAFFVVVGIYVFGISTLYGYIWFAFAGAIVASAGVFAIGSARGGGVTPVRLVLAGAAVTALLNALTSALVINDEQTLNAFRFWSVGALEGRDAAVVGEVVWFVVLGAVLALAGARGLNALALGEDMARSLGQHIPRTRVLGLVAITLLVGAATAACGPIAFVGLVVPHAVRAFTGPDYRWLLPFSALAGAILLLVADVLGRVLARPQELQVGIVVAVLGAPFFVLLVRRRRVGAL
- a CDS encoding amino acid adenylation domain-containing protein — protein: MGELGKTVHARFETVARQAFRRTAVVHGTERLTYGELDRRANRLAHHLIGLGARPGTIVGLTLGRGAELIVAMLAVLKAGAAYLPIDPAYPAERIASTLADAKPITVLTDGAEHDLPPGLPETAPAGRGVEPLDCAYVIYTSGSTGRPKGVQVTHRNLLALLDAAREVFDFSPDDVWTMFHSAAFDFSVWEIWGPLLTGGSTVVVGKETAWSPPDFARLLRDEKVTVLSQTPSAFYQLMPVAGPQPSLRTVVFGGEALDVGRLAPWHQRHGKPLLVNMYGITETTVHVTWLPLRPDTPAGSPIGAPLPGFTAHLLDDRLAPVPDGSIGELYVGGDQVARGYLGKPGLTSGRFVANPFGDGRLYRTGDLARREADGLRFEGRADSQVKIRGFRIELGEVESALIACRGVSGAAVSVRDDTLVAYLVGDEIRIPDVRARLAETLPAHMVPAHYVVLDRLPLTPNKKLDRAALPSPISDKTAARRELLRRKLAVIAEGAS
- a CDS encoding ABC transporter substrate-binding protein, giving the protein MKTISPAVAALLALFTLSACSSGDKPAAAQCRDVQHELGSACVPASPQRVVVLDPSTTLPTLLDLGVPVAGAMGTFANKAYPSYLDAAKAGTQVGVSGAVDVEKIAALKPDLIIGWKTEIEPLQDKLKPLAPTVALPYAIYDGNWRPVVQKIGDVVGARAKIDEQLAALDRKQAEVKAAVAPTGEGPTVTRVDGYRGQTVTYQWDCSWFGDVLKGAGLRQPPAQKAACTNSDVRSVVAMIPAEGFAKLDADSILVYQQSVEATAVDPIAALAANPLWAGLGAVKAGKVRTVGDAWGVGAGIKAANLILDDIKQFFPPKP
- a CDS encoding siderophore-interacting protein codes for the protein MADLHYWPAEIRRITEPTPRTRRVTFGGLENFPNVGPDQYFKLFLPLTGQTEPRLPEPIADGDVRAWYLSYLAMPDEVRPPMRTFTVRRHHPADGEIDVDFIVHEHGAAQRWLREVKPGDKVTLLGANALYGPPADTEWQLLIGDETAVPALGAIIESLPAGTRARVFASVRGAGEELKWDTEAEVDTTWLPGGDLLAAVRAATDLPEGRCYAWVSGEASMVRDVRRHLVGDRAFPKNTITFTGYWRLGKTEEQASREAMENGTTDEDD
- a CDS encoding methyltransferase: MTGTRSDAGVVRVQEIMSAAWLASAVSVLADLGVPDHFGDTPLAVGELATAVGAEPGALLQFLRAGVAADLFTEEPGHRFALTDAGRVLRSDAPSSMREMCRVVGRPEFQLTWAHAAHTARTGEPAFAVPHGKPLFDYMFDNPAFAAEFHGAMAQSTSASTVDASFDFSTVGHVVDLGGGNGSMLAALLSKHPHLRGTLVDLPHAVAEAPAVLEAAGVADRVEIRAGSFFDGVPEGGDVYVLSRVIGNWNDADCVKILSNVRAALTPAARLLIVGHMPTAADRTHYLPALGLFMYVLLQSNARTVEDHDPLFAEAGLTAAGFHNVPDSESVLQARLP
- a CDS encoding phosphopantetheine-binding protein, producing MDIELVRGRVAELAGEAPESIGLDDNLFELGLDSIQLMRLAGEIRRTGVKIGFAELAANPTLRAWGALTGSPVEELPEPEYTGDVFPLGLMQHAYWVGRDSGQPLGGVAAHLYVEFDGEALDPERLRAALRKLVARHDMLRVRLTDNGEQLVAAEAEPALTVHSESTVDDLAATRSRLSHQLMDIEAGQVFTAELSRLPGGGSRLHFDIDMVAADAVSYRLLLSELAGFYADPSLELPPIGYSYRRYRLSRPQPAPADVAWWQERLPRLPLGPALPAADGATPAVKRRHFTITPAEYDALRSAARRRGLTPAAVLAAAFAEVIGRWSASQHFLLNVPLFDRDPVHPDITAVAGDFSNSILVEIDLREPRTFADLAAAVQSRMHADAAHASYPGLQVLRDLGRRERRQVLAPVVFTSALNLGDLFDDTVRRTFGSPVWIISQGPQVLLDAQVTELDGGVLVNWDSREERFPDGVLDEMFAAFERLAVAPDWDKLTERRAHTVDQARAPERQAIAPRTDLEKVLALVFAEVLNTGEVSVTDDLFALGGDSVMASTIVARIRDGLDTTAVTVRTLFSAPTVAELAGHMLAAEARPGQLAAAAEVFLEIDGLTDSEVLAQLEA
- a CDS encoding FecCD family ABC transporter permease; translated protein: MTAGTIRARPVAVTGLGLIALVLLAAVNLGFGSFHLGLTDVLGVLVGAGDPADELVVLDLRMPRTLTGALVGGALAVAGAITQSIFRNPLASPDVAGVTAGASVGAVFAVTFGAGAAVPGAALAGGLLTALVVYLLSWDRRGHGLGLRLVLVGIGVNAALVAVATWLLTIANIGEASRAVIWLTGSLNARGWENVVPVAIASAVLVPAALAGTSTLGVLRFDDDVAKGLGLRLSTARGGLLLIAVALAAVATSAAGPIPFVALVVPQIAHRLARGARPPLAATYVLGAAVTVGADTVSRLLSDTAVLPVGLVTAALGAPFLIYLLVRAKGNHG